From Trichoplusia ni isolate ovarian cell line Hi5 chromosome 11, tn1, whole genome shotgun sequence, the proteins below share one genomic window:
- the LOC113498982 gene encoding uncharacterized protein LOC113498982 isoform X1, which yields MADSFFGFDTSLSNLNDDEGGGEPSEDEYDALNDETFGQGSDEFDWEVEHEQLAEQLESSRRHNSGGIDDLANTQLEASLSQLVLDETDAPHSRSFSSSVWRHDPVFPTPPTPVPALKNVCTVEELERQLRQKQQQQTFNQNYFQPRFPPVILQRPPGLQAPVPLPFAPQQPINHGINQMNQPLNKMINQMGQNNQMIPNHVNPMGQNSFMQNNQIGNQLGNQMGNQFQNNPIGPGGNMMSQLTQNMSVHQMGQNNQMVNQMGQNLNMTQSMGQLGQNINQMGQNMNQMGQNMNQMGQNVNQMGQNMNPIGSNQMGQNMSMNQNHMGNNQMSQNHNQMGPNMNQMGQNHSQMMPNGNQFPGMNQFPHMMGQPRMMAPPPGLPNMPRQNFNSNMPQYNPNFRGPAMQQKPELNQPNMMMSQPMLIKNQQQPNNIKNSPSNQMLIQSPQTKNQVLKPKEQKLQRSRVYNNSKIVTPTPQNMTSQNLVQLIQNTHPMLQFNNSFHNANHHPMLNNRSSALPNAQFNHPMFSQRVNGTFNNRHSLNGDDASGSDSDEYAGLMTQREKQWLINIQMLQLNTGTPYIHDFYYTVFLERQASKEKEGVKEAHKANQQNHPFYSGGVKQETHTHRERHNSNRHNSTSEDSGTPRTYVPTQFENSLGKLQCGSVTAPRKIIDVEVVGGDSAPSRMSRMSRASSVASTTQPHEVPREMKRTKQLLLDIEALYLILLRLEELNDPLAISNALILKEREEKQKQLEAAQKEESEQQDLSNLFLKNIESVQRRPKQESPKSESIDKRQVVNLAVNQKPAPTKNLLDEDKEDLVNKMFAGLLHSDRLQQMLSVRKGRSLVARFVRRVPGAHARLRGVWARALRALPAAARRDDGGLAALAPHYASYIQTTSGWSPILESSSLLAEAFDPARTPYALTTSFTLSCVVALIEKASMLINTPEATSNERQWSKFLKTLARALKNTTLNVARPLQPMPEHRLIHHIKQLESRSTIEILQRGKTATEFADLTKADVSEQLIKHLC from the exons AACTTAAATGACGATGAAGGAGGGGGAGAACCTTCGGAGGATGAATATGATGCCCTCAACGATGAGACCTTTGGCCAAGGTT CCGACGAGTTCGATTGGGAGGTGGAACATGAACAGTTGGCTGAGCAGCTTGAGAGCAGTCGTCGACACAACAGTGGCGGCATCGACGACCTCGCTAATACGCAGCTTG AGGCATCGCTATCCCAGCTAGTGCTGGACGAGACGGACGCGCCGCACTCGCGCTCCTTCAGCTCCAGCGTGTGGAGACACGACCCCGTGTTCCCCACGCCGCCCACT CCAGTGCCGGCACTCAAGAATGTGTGCACGGTCGAGGAGCTGGAGAGGCAACTGCGCCAGAAGCAGCAGCAGCAGACCTTCAACCAGAACTACTTCCAG ccAAGATTCCCGCCGGTCATATTACAAAGGCCGCCAGGTCTTCAAGCGCCGGTACCACTGCCGTTCGCGCCGCAGCAACCGATCAACCACGGGATCAACCAAATGAATCAACCGCTCAACAAAATGATTAACCAAATGGGGCAGAACAACCAAATGATCCCCAACCACGTCAACCCAATGGGACAGAACTCTTTTATGCAAAACAATCAGATAGGCAACCAGCTGGGCAACCAAATGGGCAACCAGTTTCAAAATAATCCGATAGGACCGGGCGGTAATATGATGAGTCAACTCACGCAGAACATGAGCGTGCACCAAATGGGGCAAAACAACCAGATGGTCAACCAAATGGGCCAAAACTTAAACATGACCCAGAGTATGGGTCAACTCGGACAAAACATTAATCAAATGGGACAAAACATGAATCAGATGGGACAGAATATGAACCAGATGGGCCAAAACGTCAATCAGATGGGCCAAAACATGAACCCGATCGGTTCCAACCAAATGGGCCAGAATATGTCGATGAACCAAAACCATATGGGTAACAACCAAATGAGTCAGAACCACAACCAGATGGGTCCGAATATGAACCAGATGGGACAGAACCACAGTCAAATGATGCCCAACGGCAACCAGTTCCCGGGAATGAACCAGTTCCCTCATATGATGGGGCAACCAAGGATGATGGCTCCGCCACCCGGGTTGCCGAACATGCCGAGACAGAATTTTAACTCTAACATGCCACAGTACAACCCTAATTTTCGT GGACCAGCCATGCAACAAAAGCCCGAACTAAACCAACCGAACATGATGATGTCACAACCGATGCTAATAAAAAACCAACAGCAACCGAACAACATCAAGAACTCTCCAAGCAACCAAATGCTAATACAGTCACCGCAAACCAAAAACCAGGTCTTAAAACCTAAAGAACAGAAGTTACAGCGGAGTAGGGTTTATAATAATTCGAAAATTGTGACTCCGACACCTCAGAATATGACTTCGCAGAACCTGGTCCAGTTGATACAGAATACTCATCCCATGTTGCagtttaataatagttttcatAATGCTAATCATCATCCTATGTTGAATAATAGGAGTAGTGCGCTCCCGAATGCTCAGTTTAACCATCCGATGTTCAGTCAAAGGGTTAACGGGACTTTTAATAATAG GCATTCGCTTAACGGCGACGACGCCAGCGGCAGCGACAGCGACGAGTACGCCGGCCTCATGACGCAGAGAGAGAAACAGTGGCTCATCAACATACAGATGTTGCAGCTCAATACCGGGACACCCTATATACACGACTTCTATTATACG GTATTCTTAGAGCGACAAGCCAGCAAAGAGAAGGAAGGTGTGAAGGAGGCGCATAAAGCGAACCAACAGAACCATCCCTTCTATAGCGGAG GTGTGAAACAAGAGACCCACACTCACCGAGAGCGACACAACTCCAACCGCCACAACTCGACGAGCGAGGACAGCGGGACCCCGAGGACGTACGTGCCTACGCAGTTCGAGAACTCACTTGGGAAACTgcag TGTGGCAGTGTGACAGCCCCCCGTAAGATCATCGACGTGGAAGTGGTGGGCGGCGACTCCGCCCCGTCCAGGATGTCGCGCATGTCCAGAGCCTCCAGCGTGGCCAGCACCACGCAGCCCCACGAG GTACCACGTGAAATGAAAAGAACGAAACAGCTGTTACTGGATATTGAAGCGTTGTATCTCATATTGTTACGGTTAGAGGAGCTTAACGACCCCCTGGCGATATCAAACGCGCTTATATTGAAG GAAAGAGAAGAGAAACAGAAGCAGTTAGAAGCAGCTCAGAAGGAGGAGAGCGAACAGCAGGACCTGTCCAACCTGTTTCTCAAGAACATCGAGTCTGTCCAGCGGAGGCCCAAGCAGGAGAGCCCCAAGAGCGAGAGCATCGACAAGAGACAG gTGGTCAACCTAGCAGTGAATCAAAAACCGGCCCCTACTAAGAATCTTCTAGATGAAGATAAAGAGGACCTGGTGAATAAGATGTTCGCGGGCCTACTGCACAGCGATCGATTACAGCAGATGTTGTCCGTTAGGAAGGGCAGG TCGCTGGTGGCGCGCTTCGTGCGGCGCGTGCCGGGCGCGCACGCGCGGCTGCGCGGCGTGTGGGCGCGCGCGCTGCGGGCGCTGCCCGCCGCCGCCAGGAGGGACGACGGCGGCCTGGCCGCGCTCGCGCCGCACTACGCCAG TTACATCCAAACGACGTCCGGTTGGTCACCGATCTTGGAGTCGTCGAGTCTGTTGGCGGAGGCCTTCGATCCTGCGCGGACGCCCTACGCACTCACCACCTCG TTCACACTAAGCTGCGTCGTAGCATTAATAGAGAAAGCATCGATGTTAATAAACACACCGGAAGCGACATCAAACGAGCGGCAATGGTCGAAATTCCTGAAGACTTTAGCGAGAGCGTTGAAAAACACGACACTCAACGTTGCCAGACCGCTACAGCCCATGCCAGAACACCGGCTTATACACCACATAAAACAATTAGAATCCAGAAGTACCATTGAGATTCTACAAAGAGGTAAAACCGCTACGGAGTTCGCGGATTTGACGAAAGCGGATGTGTCCGAACAACTTATCAAACATCTGTGTTGA
- the LOC113498982 gene encoding uncharacterized protein LOC113498982 isoform X2 yields the protein MADSFFGFDTSLSNLNDDEGGGEPSEDEYDALNDETFGQADEFDWEVEHEQLAEQLESSRRHNSGGIDDLANTQLEASLSQLVLDETDAPHSRSFSSSVWRHDPVFPTPPTPVPALKNVCTVEELERQLRQKQQQQTFNQNYFQPRFPPVILQRPPGLQAPVPLPFAPQQPINHGINQMNQPLNKMINQMGQNNQMIPNHVNPMGQNSFMQNNQIGNQLGNQMGNQFQNNPIGPGGNMMSQLTQNMSVHQMGQNNQMVNQMGQNLNMTQSMGQLGQNINQMGQNMNQMGQNMNQMGQNVNQMGQNMNPIGSNQMGQNMSMNQNHMGNNQMSQNHNQMGPNMNQMGQNHSQMMPNGNQFPGMNQFPHMMGQPRMMAPPPGLPNMPRQNFNSNMPQYNPNFRGPAMQQKPELNQPNMMMSQPMLIKNQQQPNNIKNSPSNQMLIQSPQTKNQVLKPKEQKLQRSRVYNNSKIVTPTPQNMTSQNLVQLIQNTHPMLQFNNSFHNANHHPMLNNRSSALPNAQFNHPMFSQRVNGTFNNRHSLNGDDASGSDSDEYAGLMTQREKQWLINIQMLQLNTGTPYIHDFYYTVFLERQASKEKEGVKEAHKANQQNHPFYSGGVKQETHTHRERHNSNRHNSTSEDSGTPRTYVPTQFENSLGKLQCGSVTAPRKIIDVEVVGGDSAPSRMSRMSRASSVASTTQPHEVPREMKRTKQLLLDIEALYLILLRLEELNDPLAISNALILKEREEKQKQLEAAQKEESEQQDLSNLFLKNIESVQRRPKQESPKSESIDKRQVVNLAVNQKPAPTKNLLDEDKEDLVNKMFAGLLHSDRLQQMLSVRKGRSLVARFVRRVPGAHARLRGVWARALRALPAAARRDDGGLAALAPHYASYIQTTSGWSPILESSSLLAEAFDPARTPYALTTSFTLSCVVALIEKASMLINTPEATSNERQWSKFLKTLARALKNTTLNVARPLQPMPEHRLIHHIKQLESRSTIEILQRGKTATEFADLTKADVSEQLIKHLC from the exons AACTTAAATGACGATGAAGGAGGGGGAGAACCTTCGGAGGATGAATATGATGCCCTCAACGATGAGACCTTTGGCCAAG CCGACGAGTTCGATTGGGAGGTGGAACATGAACAGTTGGCTGAGCAGCTTGAGAGCAGTCGTCGACACAACAGTGGCGGCATCGACGACCTCGCTAATACGCAGCTTG AGGCATCGCTATCCCAGCTAGTGCTGGACGAGACGGACGCGCCGCACTCGCGCTCCTTCAGCTCCAGCGTGTGGAGACACGACCCCGTGTTCCCCACGCCGCCCACT CCAGTGCCGGCACTCAAGAATGTGTGCACGGTCGAGGAGCTGGAGAGGCAACTGCGCCAGAAGCAGCAGCAGCAGACCTTCAACCAGAACTACTTCCAG ccAAGATTCCCGCCGGTCATATTACAAAGGCCGCCAGGTCTTCAAGCGCCGGTACCACTGCCGTTCGCGCCGCAGCAACCGATCAACCACGGGATCAACCAAATGAATCAACCGCTCAACAAAATGATTAACCAAATGGGGCAGAACAACCAAATGATCCCCAACCACGTCAACCCAATGGGACAGAACTCTTTTATGCAAAACAATCAGATAGGCAACCAGCTGGGCAACCAAATGGGCAACCAGTTTCAAAATAATCCGATAGGACCGGGCGGTAATATGATGAGTCAACTCACGCAGAACATGAGCGTGCACCAAATGGGGCAAAACAACCAGATGGTCAACCAAATGGGCCAAAACTTAAACATGACCCAGAGTATGGGTCAACTCGGACAAAACATTAATCAAATGGGACAAAACATGAATCAGATGGGACAGAATATGAACCAGATGGGCCAAAACGTCAATCAGATGGGCCAAAACATGAACCCGATCGGTTCCAACCAAATGGGCCAGAATATGTCGATGAACCAAAACCATATGGGTAACAACCAAATGAGTCAGAACCACAACCAGATGGGTCCGAATATGAACCAGATGGGACAGAACCACAGTCAAATGATGCCCAACGGCAACCAGTTCCCGGGAATGAACCAGTTCCCTCATATGATGGGGCAACCAAGGATGATGGCTCCGCCACCCGGGTTGCCGAACATGCCGAGACAGAATTTTAACTCTAACATGCCACAGTACAACCCTAATTTTCGT GGACCAGCCATGCAACAAAAGCCCGAACTAAACCAACCGAACATGATGATGTCACAACCGATGCTAATAAAAAACCAACAGCAACCGAACAACATCAAGAACTCTCCAAGCAACCAAATGCTAATACAGTCACCGCAAACCAAAAACCAGGTCTTAAAACCTAAAGAACAGAAGTTACAGCGGAGTAGGGTTTATAATAATTCGAAAATTGTGACTCCGACACCTCAGAATATGACTTCGCAGAACCTGGTCCAGTTGATACAGAATACTCATCCCATGTTGCagtttaataatagttttcatAATGCTAATCATCATCCTATGTTGAATAATAGGAGTAGTGCGCTCCCGAATGCTCAGTTTAACCATCCGATGTTCAGTCAAAGGGTTAACGGGACTTTTAATAATAG GCATTCGCTTAACGGCGACGACGCCAGCGGCAGCGACAGCGACGAGTACGCCGGCCTCATGACGCAGAGAGAGAAACAGTGGCTCATCAACATACAGATGTTGCAGCTCAATACCGGGACACCCTATATACACGACTTCTATTATACG GTATTCTTAGAGCGACAAGCCAGCAAAGAGAAGGAAGGTGTGAAGGAGGCGCATAAAGCGAACCAACAGAACCATCCCTTCTATAGCGGAG GTGTGAAACAAGAGACCCACACTCACCGAGAGCGACACAACTCCAACCGCCACAACTCGACGAGCGAGGACAGCGGGACCCCGAGGACGTACGTGCCTACGCAGTTCGAGAACTCACTTGGGAAACTgcag TGTGGCAGTGTGACAGCCCCCCGTAAGATCATCGACGTGGAAGTGGTGGGCGGCGACTCCGCCCCGTCCAGGATGTCGCGCATGTCCAGAGCCTCCAGCGTGGCCAGCACCACGCAGCCCCACGAG GTACCACGTGAAATGAAAAGAACGAAACAGCTGTTACTGGATATTGAAGCGTTGTATCTCATATTGTTACGGTTAGAGGAGCTTAACGACCCCCTGGCGATATCAAACGCGCTTATATTGAAG GAAAGAGAAGAGAAACAGAAGCAGTTAGAAGCAGCTCAGAAGGAGGAGAGCGAACAGCAGGACCTGTCCAACCTGTTTCTCAAGAACATCGAGTCTGTCCAGCGGAGGCCCAAGCAGGAGAGCCCCAAGAGCGAGAGCATCGACAAGAGACAG gTGGTCAACCTAGCAGTGAATCAAAAACCGGCCCCTACTAAGAATCTTCTAGATGAAGATAAAGAGGACCTGGTGAATAAGATGTTCGCGGGCCTACTGCACAGCGATCGATTACAGCAGATGTTGTCCGTTAGGAAGGGCAGG TCGCTGGTGGCGCGCTTCGTGCGGCGCGTGCCGGGCGCGCACGCGCGGCTGCGCGGCGTGTGGGCGCGCGCGCTGCGGGCGCTGCCCGCCGCCGCCAGGAGGGACGACGGCGGCCTGGCCGCGCTCGCGCCGCACTACGCCAG TTACATCCAAACGACGTCCGGTTGGTCACCGATCTTGGAGTCGTCGAGTCTGTTGGCGGAGGCCTTCGATCCTGCGCGGACGCCCTACGCACTCACCACCTCG TTCACACTAAGCTGCGTCGTAGCATTAATAGAGAAAGCATCGATGTTAATAAACACACCGGAAGCGACATCAAACGAGCGGCAATGGTCGAAATTCCTGAAGACTTTAGCGAGAGCGTTGAAAAACACGACACTCAACGTTGCCAGACCGCTACAGCCCATGCCAGAACACCGGCTTATACACCACATAAAACAATTAGAATCCAGAAGTACCATTGAGATTCTACAAAGAGGTAAAACCGCTACGGAGTTCGCGGATTTGACGAAAGCGGATGTGTCCGAACAACTTATCAAACATCTGTGTTGA